One genomic window of Candidatus Shapirobacteria bacterium includes the following:
- the glyA gene encoding serine hydroxymethyltransferase, with protein MDNHSQKSKSRKYKVEQDSIFSLIKKEEERQRNTIALIPSENFASEGVREALGSVLTNKYAEGYPGRRYYQGNSIVDEIENLAIERGKKLLGVEHLNVQPYSGSPANSAVQMALLERGDKICGLKLSAGGHLTHGHPKITFSGKFFESVQYDVEADGRIDYDKLSLIVDQTRPKMIMAGTTAYPFILDWERFGQIADRVGAWLVADISHIVGLVVGGVHPSPVPFVHVLTSTTHKSLRGPRGAFIGVTKKGLEKDGELAKRIDKAVFPGLQGGPHENQIAAMAVAFGEAGTVEFREYASQVVKNAGALSQSLKSKSLKVYGTENHLMVVKIGLGKGKETAEMLEEAGIICNANTVPHDEAGPMKPSGIRLGTPAMTTRGFKETDFEKVSEWIFRVIGGEDRQKIKGEIVEYLKRF; from the coding sequence ATGGATAACCATAGTCAAAAGTCTAAAAGTCGAAAGTATAAAGTCGAACAAGATAGTATTTTTAGTTTGATTAAGAAAGAGGAGGAAAGGCAGAGGAATACTATTGCCCTGATTCCCAGTGAGAATTTTGCCAGCGAGGGGGTGAGGGAGGCTTTGGGAAGTGTATTGACTAATAAATATGCTGAGGGGTATCCCGGCAGACGGTATTATCAGGGAAATAGTATTGTTGATGAAATCGAGAATTTGGCGATTGAAAGAGGCAAGAAGTTATTGGGAGTGGAACATCTGAACGTCCAGCCGTATTCGGGCAGTCCGGCAAATTCGGCGGTGCAGATGGCACTACTGGAGCGAGGGGATAAAATTTGTGGCCTGAAATTATCAGCTGGAGGGCATTTAACTCACGGACATCCAAAAATTACCTTTTCGGGTAAATTTTTTGAAAGTGTGCAATATGATGTGGAGGCGGATGGACGGATTGACTATGACAAACTATCTTTAATAGTAGATCAAACCAGGCCAAAAATGATCATGGCGGGGACAACCGCTTATCCATTTATTTTGGACTGGGAAAGATTTGGGCAAATCGCCGATAGGGTGGGGGCATGGCTGGTGGCCGATATTTCTCATATTGTTGGGCTAGTGGTTGGCGGAGTCCACCCGAGCCCGGTGCCTTTTGTACATGTCCTGACTAGTACGACGCACAAAAGTTTGAGGGGGCCAAGAGGAGCGTTTATCGGAGTGACTAAAAAAGGGCTAGAAAAAGACGGGGAACTGGCAAAGAGAATTGACAAAGCGGTGTTTCCGGGATTGCAGGGCGGGCCGCACGAAAATCAGATTGCGGCAATGGCAGTGGCTTTCGGAGAGGCGGGCACTGTGGAATTTAGGGAATATGCTAGTCAGGTTGTAAAAAATGCAGGGGCATTGTCTCAAAGTCTAAAGTCTAAAAGTCTGAAAGTCTATGGAACAGAGAACCATTTGATGGTGGTGAAGATCGGGTTGGGGAAAGGAAAAGAGACAGCAGAAATGCTTGAAGAGGCGGGGATTATCTGCAATGCCAATACGGTGCCACATGATGAGGCCGGGCCAATGAAGCCGTCGGGAATTAGGCTGGGGACACCGGCGATGACGACAAGAGGATTTAAAGAGACGGATTTTGAGAAAGTATCTGAGTGGATTTTTCGGGTAATAGGGGGCGAAGACAGACAGAAAATAAAAGGGGAAATAGTTGAGTATTTGAAGAGGTTTTGA
- a CDS encoding glycosyltransferase, translating to MANPDLVVVTSYPPQGQVHGKGTVGVASYAKNTLLAISRQKPNIQITILAEILPNQPLEYRENNIHVVRCWQRNSFLAFFQILKKISQIPTTNTLIEFEMAMLGSPLLNVFFPLFLLILKVSGKITTVVLHQVVLNFSEISGHIGQKKDSPLNPILSFFAAVFYKLVIKIADRIIVFEQFLKDRLDPDNSKIVIIPHGVEPKKLYLKPEKSSSFTITTFGFLAWYKGTDWIAKTFSDYLDKHPKSRLRLVIAGGPNPNHLDKEYYQEYLKKITVSADKHPTSIVQTGFVNENDIIKYYSESDLIILPYRVGMSSSGPLSLAFTYHKPFMVSAPIAPILKTKDIADSFKLFHLKTNQVTFSLNSKNFFHRLLALKNSPVKLDHLSLLSQKISQSRAWSQIGKMYLKTLIID from the coding sequence ATGGCTAATCCGGATTTAGTAGTCGTTACTAGTTATCCCCCCCAGGGACAGGTTCACGGTAAGGGAACTGTTGGGGTTGCCTCCTATGCCAAAAATACTCTCTTGGCCATTTCGCGCCAAAAACCAAACATCCAAATCACCATTCTGGCCGAAATTCTTCCCAACCAACCTCTCGAGTACCGTGAAAACAATATTCATGTTGTCCGCTGCTGGCAAAGAAATTCTTTTCTGGCTTTTTTTCAAATCCTCAAAAAAATATCCCAAATTCCTACCACCAATACCCTAATCGAGTTTGAAATGGCCATGTTAGGAAGTCCTCTTCTAAACGTCTTTTTTCCCTTATTTCTTCTGATTCTCAAAGTCAGCGGCAAAATCACCACCGTAGTTCTCCATCAGGTTGTCCTCAATTTTAGTGAAATAAGCGGGCATATCGGCCAAAAAAAAGACAGTCCTCTCAACCCCATTCTTTCTTTCTTCGCCGCCGTTTTCTATAAACTGGTCATAAAAATTGCGGACCGGATTATCGTTTTTGAACAATTTCTCAAAGACCGCCTTGACCCTGATAACTCCAAAATTGTTATTATCCCCCACGGGGTTGAGCCCAAAAAACTCTATCTCAAACCGGAAAAATCATCCTCATTTACCATTACCACCTTCGGATTTTTAGCCTGGTACAAAGGCACCGACTGGATAGCCAAGACCTTCTCTGACTATCTTGACAAACATCCCAAATCCCGCCTCCGGCTGGTCATCGCCGGTGGCCCCAATCCAAACCACCTCGACAAAGAATACTACCAGGAATACCTAAAAAAGATCACCGTCTCTGCCGATAAACACCCGACGAGTATTGTCCAAACCGGCTTTGTCAACGAAAACGATATTATTAAATACTATTCCGAATCAGATCTTATTATTTTACCCTACCGGGTTGGTATGTCCTCTTCAGGCCCCCTCTCTCTGGCCTTTACCTACCACAAACCGTTCATGGTTTCCGCCCCCATCGCCCCGATTTTAAAAACCAAAGATATTGCCGATAGCTTCAAACTGTTCCATCTCAAAACAAATCAGGTTACCTTTTCGCTAAATTCCAAAAACTTTTTCCACCGTCTTTTAGCTCTCAAAAATTCCCCGGTCAAGCTCGACCACCTTTCTCTCTTGAGCCAAAAAATTTCCCAGTCACGCGCCTGGTCTCAAATTGGCAAAATGTATCTTAAAACCCTTATAATTGATTAA
- a CDS encoding glycosyltransferase — MTKTIDFIIPVYNESMRLSSTVSALNSFAAPKDLKVTKVIFINDGSTDKTLALLKSAKIKFPKKIVSYPKNMGKGFAIKQGFLAATSDYALFFDADMSTPLSEIKKFIPFISANTSVILGTRKNGHSTVIKHQPWLRENLGKCFTLLSRIILNTNVTDFTCGFKAFSKPAYQTIGRLMTIPRWGFDSEIIFLASRLNFSIAEKSVIWADEPNTKVHLLKDIFRSLSELLQIRVNYFKGVYQLKAKNYKSPGLCCCLASFN; from the coding sequence ATGACCAAAACTATCGACTTTATCATTCCCGTCTACAACGAATCAATGCGTCTGAGTTCCACTGTTTCAGCCCTAAATTCTTTCGCCGCTCCAAAAGATCTCAAAGTAACCAAAGTTATCTTTATCAACGATGGTTCCACCGATAAGACTTTAGCCCTACTCAAATCCGCCAAAATCAAGTTTCCCAAAAAAATTGTTTCCTATCCAAAAAACATGGGCAAAGGTTTTGCCATCAAACAGGGTTTTTTGGCCGCCACCTCCGACTATGCCCTCTTCTTTGATGCCGACATGTCCACCCCCCTTTCCGAAATCAAAAAATTTATTCCTTTTATCAGTGCCAACACTTCCGTTATCCTTGGCACCCGCAAAAACGGTCATTCCACTGTTATCAAACATCAGCCATGGCTCCGTGAAAACTTAGGTAAATGTTTCACTCTTTTATCCCGAATAATTCTAAATACCAATGTAACTGATTTTACCTGTGGTTTTAAAGCTTTTAGTAAACCGGCCTATCAAACCATTGGCCGCCTTATGACCATCCCCCGTTGGGGCTTTGATAGTGAAATTATCTTTTTGGCTTCCCGTCTTAATTTTTCCATTGCTGAAAAGTCTGTCATCTGGGCCGACGAACCAAATACCAAAGTTCATCTCTTAAAAGACATCTTCCGCTCTTTATCGGAGTTGTTACAAATTCGTGTAAACTATTTTAAAGGTGTCTATCAACTTAAAGCAAAAAATTACAAGTCTCCTGGTCTGTGTTGTTGTCTCGCTTCTTTTAACTAA
- a CDS encoding LPXTG cell wall anchor domain-containing protein: protein MRKNIAAFVLALLFSLNSISPVLADEEYRKIEVDLKAKGFADSIWVNNLEQDKVLFGPGDKFQVQITVKNLGNRTQTQTKVTQTLPSVLTTSDPLTYTIPEINPGSEVVKYVTVTVKDKPFVNQAVTKSEISAYAKTEIGTEGKDWTYFFTNNGTKEIQKSSDNGGLPATGTNQLVLGTTIGVSLIGIALFGRRFARGY, encoded by the coding sequence ATGAGGAAAAATATTGCCGCCTTTGTTCTTGCTCTGTTATTTTCTCTTAATTCCATTTCTCCAGTTCTTGCCGACGAAGAATACCGCAAAATCGAAGTCGACCTAAAAGCCAAAGGTTTTGCCGATTCTATCTGGGTAAACAACCTTGAACAGGACAAAGTCCTTTTTGGTCCGGGTGATAAATTCCAGGTTCAGATTACGGTCAAAAATTTGGGCAACCGTACTCAAACCCAAACAAAAGTAACCCAAACCCTTCCCTCGGTTTTGACCACCTCCGATCCCCTCACCTATACCATTCCGGAAATTAATCCCGGCAGCGAGGTTGTCAAGTACGTTACGGTCACCGTCAAAGACAAGCCTTTTGTCAACCAAGCCGTTACCAAAAGCGAAATCTCTGCCTATGCCAAAACCGAAATCGGTACCGAAGGCAAAGATTGGACCTACTTCTTTACCAACAACGGCACCAAAGAAATTCAAAAATCCTCCGACAACGGCGGTTTACCTGCCACCGGTACAAACCAATTAGTCTTGGGTACCACAATCGGTGTATCCCTGATTGGGATTGCCCTATTTGGTCGTAGATTCGCCCGAGGTTACTAA
- a CDS encoding sugar phosphate nucleotidyltransferase encodes MTKVTKAIIAAAGRGTRFLPVVKAYPKELIPLLSKPNIQLLVEEAIGAGITNIMVVQRQGETAIEKYFSPDPELDLYLTGTNKLDYLDSLKQIRNSAKLSFIFQDPSLPYGTGSPILACRHFIGSDPFVYMYGDDLTVESTPGQYLKELIEIFEKYQPASLLGGQYVSRAEIGRYGSIKFIDDPMYPQRVSAALEKLPGDQAPSTFAQGGRFVVSGAKIFPVLDKQGLSRENELWFTDANNTLAQTDVVMAQEIKNGTWMTTGDPLRWLKANIVLALKHPDYKDDLSAFLKSL; translated from the coding sequence ATGACCAAAGTCACCAAAGCCATCATCGCCGCCGCCGGCCGGGGCACTCGTTTTTTACCGGTAGTTAAGGCCTATCCCAAAGAGCTTATTCCCCTCCTTTCCAAGCCCAACATCCAGCTTCTGGTCGAAGAAGCCATCGGCGCCGGTATCACCAACATCATGGTTGTTCAGCGCCAGGGCGAAACAGCAATTGAAAAATATTTCTCTCCCGACCCCGAGCTAGACCTTTATCTCACCGGCACCAACAAGCTCGATTACCTAGATAGCTTAAAACAAATCCGAAACTCCGCCAAACTTAGCTTTATTTTTCAAGACCCGAGTCTACCCTATGGCACCGGCTCTCCCATTCTGGCTTGCCGCCATTTCATCGGCTCCGACCCCTTCGTCTATATGTACGGTGATGATCTAACCGTCGAGTCCACTCCCGGCCAATATTTAAAAGAGCTCATCGAAATTTTTGAAAAATATCAACCGGCCTCACTTTTGGGCGGACAATATGTCTCCCGGGCAGAAATCGGTCGTTATGGCTCTATAAAATTTATCGACGATCCTATGTACCCTCAGCGGGTCTCCGCCGCTTTAGAAAAACTTCCCGGTGATCAGGCCCCCAGCACCTTTGCCCAAGGCGGCCGCTTTGTCGTTTCCGGAGCCAAAATATTCCCGGTTCTGGACAAACAAGGCCTGTCTAGGGAAAATGAGCTTTGGTTCACCGATGCCAACAATACCCTTGCCCAAACCGATGTCGTAATGGCCCAGGAGATCAAAAATGGTACCTGGATGACCACTGGCGACCCTCTCCGCTGGCTCAAAGCCAACATTGTCCTGGCTCTAAAACACCCCGACTACAAAGACGACCTTTCCGCCTTCCTCAAATCCCTCTAA
- a CDS encoding sugar phosphate nucleotidyltransferase has protein sequence MSKITKAVLACGGWSTRFLPAVKTFAKQMVPILDKPQIHYILEELAGAGITDICIVHREGEDSLKKYFTPDLELEAYLQETGKVAAMASWHELVSKFNSIQFLPQTKDFPYGNGVPILVAKDFIGTDPFVYLFADDLHIEDTPGTFLSQMIATYEQYQPAAVAAVEEVPAPEIVRYGSVKYTPDPKYPHRASAIFEKLPASEAPSLFGVGGRFVLSAKYIETLQNTKTSKGELWLADANNYLAKNDVVLTQELPHGVWMTTGDPLRWLKANITMALKHPEFKDSLIEFMKKSL, from the coding sequence ATGTCAAAAATCACCAAAGCCGTTCTCGCCTGCGGAGGTTGGTCTACCCGTTTCCTTCCCGCCGTCAAAACCTTTGCCAAACAAATGGTCCCTATTTTGGACAAACCCCAGATCCACTATATTCTCGAAGAACTAGCCGGCGCCGGCATTACCGATATTTGTATTGTCCACCGTGAGGGCGAAGACAGCCTCAAAAAATATTTCACTCCCGATCTGGAGCTTGAAGCATATCTTCAGGAAACCGGAAAAGTTGCCGCTATGGCTTCATGGCATGAGCTTGTTTCCAAGTTCAATTCAATCCAGTTCCTACCTCAAACCAAAGATTTTCCCTACGGCAACGGTGTCCCGATTCTGGTTGCCAAAGATTTTATTGGCACCGATCCTTTTGTCTATTTATTCGCCGACGACCTTCACATCGAAGACACTCCCGGCACTTTTCTTTCTCAAATGATTGCCACCTACGAACAATACCAGCCTGCTGCGGTCGCTGCCGTCGAAGAAGTTCCCGCCCCCGAAATTGTCCGCTACGGGAGCGTAAAATATACTCCCGACCCCAAATATCCCCATCGTGCCTCTGCCATTTTCGAAAAACTCCCGGCTTCAGAAGCCCCGTCACTTTTTGGTGTCGGTGGACGTTTTGTTCTGTCGGCAAAATACATTGAAACTTTGCAAAACACCAAAACCTCCAAGGGAGAGCTCTGGTTAGCCGATGCCAACAATTATCTGGCCAAAAATGATGTTGTTTTAACCCAGGAGCTGCCGCACGGTGTTTGGATGACCACCGGTGATCCTCTTCGTTGGCTCAAGGCCAATATCACCATGGCCCTAAAGCACCCGGAATTCAAAGATAGCCTAATAGAATTTATGAAAAAATCACTTTAA